The window AATAATTCTCTTCCTCATGAGCTAGTTTTTGGACTGAGTTAGGCATAAAATCTATTTCTTTACATAGTATTAGAGCATCAGTCATCCCAATTATTGTTTACCGATGATAGGCCTCCAAATTAAACTGCCCATGCACTACATGTCCGGTGTGAGGTTGGTGTTTGAAGAAACCCACATCGAATGAAAAAGGAATGAGTGGTCTCTTTAATATGACTTGGCTAATTCCCCTCGTGAACTAGATTTTGAAGTTGAGTTAGGTCCAAAATCCATTTCTATACATGGTACAGGACTCTCCAATTATTGTTCAGCAAAGATGGACCCCCAGATTAAATTGCACGCGCACTAGATGCCAGCCTAGACATGAGGTGGACTGTTGAAGAGCCCCACATTGGATGAAAACGGGACGTGTAGTCTTCTGAATAGTATTTGGATgcacaatcctcccctcatgagctaatTTTAAGACTAAATTTATGTACCTAATTAAGTAAAGGAAACAAGTATAGCAAATTTTTAAGATTCCTCTATATATAGACATATAGGGATTTAACAAAACTAAAACAAATCTTACTTCTGTTATTGAAGTAGAAAATCATGATGATGATTGAGATGGTGCTTTCCCTTTTGGTAATGATCTTTTTGTTGGTTCTAATAGTACTATTCTTTATCTATTATTATGACTATAATTCTCCAAAATCATATCCACTCTTGGGTTGTACACTCTCATTGGTTAAGAACTGGCACCACATCATCCAATGGACGACTGACCTGCTGGcgaaatcatcatcatcaaccatcaCCTTAACCGGCCTCTTTGGTCAGAGTTGTATTTTGACTTCAAACCCTTCGAATGTCAAGCATATTCTCAAGACTCGCTTCAATGTGTACCAAAAGGATTCCATCCTAAGACGCGGTTTGATTGATCTGTTGGGATGTGGCATCTTTCTTGTTGATGGCACGGAATGGAAGTCACAGAGACAACTCATGAGCCATGAGTTTAGAACAGACACGTTCCTTCAACTAGTGGAATCAATCACCATGAAGGAGCTTTCTACTCGTCTTCTTCCTCTATTCTCATCAGCTCATGCAAATGCTTTTGTGTTGGACCTTCAAGAAATCTTTGGCCGGTTCACATTTGACATGGTATGTCAAGTAGCATTTGGTTATGATCCTCACTACTTGTTACCATCATTGAAACAAAATAGCACTCCGTTGGCAGATGCTTATAGGACCGCGATCAAAATGTCCATGGGGAGGTGTATTAGCCCTCCAATTTTTTGgaaagtgaagaaattttttaatATTGGATCCGAAAAGAAACTCAGTCTAGCAGTTCATGAACTCCGTAAATTTATCAGAAGCAGAATCATAGAAAAGAAAGAAGCACTTTTGACAAACAATTCTGTTGGTGTTCCAAGCGCTTTCTTTGACCGGATGCTAGCAAAGAGTGATGATCACAAAAATAAGTctgtgtttgatgaaaatttttacATTGATGAGGCTATTAATCTCATCTTGGGTGCGGAAGACACTTTGTGTTCAGCTTTAGTATGGTATTTTTGGTTAGTCTCGAGTAATCCTCAAGTGGAAAAGGAGATCGTAAGAGAAATTCTTCAGAAAGAGGATTGTAATAATTTGAAGGAAATGGTATATATGCATGCTTCTATTTGTGAAAGCATGAGACTTTACCCACCAGTCCCTCAAGAATCGAAGCAAGCAATGAAAGACGATATTTGGCCTGATGGAACCAAGGTGAAGAAGGGAACGCGTGTTTTATACAACATTTTTGCTATGGGACGATCACCAAAACTGTGGGGTGAAAGTTGGGCGGATTTTGAACCCGAGAGGCGGCTTGAAAGAGATGATAGAACAGGGAATTGGAGGTTTATTCCAAAGGACCCTTTTACATATCCCATGTTTCAAGCAGGGCCAAGGACTTGTATCGGAAAAGAAATTGCTTTCATGCAAATGAAATTAGTGGCAACAATTGTGCTAAGGCGATTTCAGATTGAACCAGCCGTGGAAGGTTATAGTCCGGTTTATGGTTCGTGCATGACATCCATGATGAGAAATGGCTTTCCAGTGCAAATTCTGCAACGTTGCCAAAATTTGTAACTTTGTTACTACTATAAGTTAGAATCACTAAGAGCACTTTGCATTATATTTCTTCTTCATGTATTATGTGCTTTTCTCCATGTTTTATCCATAACGCTAATTTGCCTGGTGATTAGGTGTGTTTTTGCTCCATGTCAAAATGTTACTGAAACCACAagaagtttttttctttttctttttttttttttggtttaaaatagATGGGAAATATTAAAAAGCAAATAGTCCTTCTAAGAGATTCAAAATATGCTCGTTTCATTCTTTCCTTCGCTAACTTGTCTGCTACTTCATTATCTCCTTGAATGTTTGCTGAATTTTCGGATTCTCCAATGCGCTGCATCAACGACCTGCATTCATTTAGAAAAGTGATTAATTTGAATATCTGCTGGAAATTTAATGCTAATAAATTTTACTCCCTACGTTTTAATTTGTTCGGTGTATTTTGACTTGGCATGaagatttagaaaataaagaagtcttttaaatcttgtggtcttaaattaaagatatgtcaaatgtaccaaaatatcctttaatcttgtggttctaaacatgTCATGAGAAAGTTGAAATGAAAGAGTTGTTGAAGGGGAAAAGAGTTAGTATTCATTTTTGGcttcttttttaaacaaactaaGAATTTGAAACCGGGGGGAGTAATAGTCTGTGGAGtcaatattgatgatattatttattaggTAGGCACTACTAGAAAGTCTATCACGGTAACAAAGCTAAATTCTTTAAGACCTCCAAATCAAATGAGTTGAAAGGCTACTCTATGTTAGTTTTAATGTCCTATAGATACAACAAAGCTTACTTCTTTGTAAGTTAGGCTAGAACATgtacaatgaaaaaaataactctttttggaTCATTCAAAAGTTGTTATTGGGACACTTGATTGGGGCTAGAATTCTCCTAAAGGATAATTTTCGTCCGATTAGCCGTTCTCTTTCAAAGCAGGCCAACCCTTTGTTGGTCTCAAGGGACGGAGGAGGCTAAGTTAGCCATGATGGCTAAATTTGAAGAGAAAATGGGGAGGGGCTAAGAGAATTATTAGTCTAGAGTTGTTTTGTTTGTCAAAATTAGGGGTTGGAAATGCATTGATTTGGGGAGGGGAGTAATGGTGCTGGTCCTATGTTATAACATTAGCCGCGATAGACATCGGGGCTTGGCCGGAGGGGGACTCGAGTGAACCGTACTACGAGAGTTCAATTACCACTTGATATACGACAACTATTTGCACGGAGAGAAAATTAAAgggaggaaaaaagaaagaaagacattTGAGACTTGTATGGTCAAAATATTGTGTGTCTATATCAGCACAATAATAAGTTTAAAGTCAAATTATTATCAAAATTACACACTTATCTTAATTATGATGCTTCTAAGTGCATAAGGTTTATGTTCAAATCTTAGTGGAGGCAAGAAGATTTAGTGATGTCTTTCCATATGTCAAAGGCTATTGGTGAGCAAAGTTATCCGATACAAGCGCTGGTGCGAGGTATCAGTTACCCTATTAAATTGGTCATGCTAAGTTTCAGAAAGAGATACTGAAATTAAAAGTGTAAAACAAACCCCTTTTACTTATTTTGGAGCAACTATTAGCAAGAAGGattattttgagctattttgcTAGTTGGAGaatatttttgaaccaaaaataTAGTGAAGAGAATATTTTTTAGCCTAAAATATAATAGATGATAAAACTGAACCATTTTAAATAATACAAGGGGTTTATTAACCATACCAATATTGAGAAATGGAAATACTTAGAACTCAAATACCGAAAGAGAAGAAATTGCAGTACATATCTTCGATCCCTTTCAAATTAGTTTCTTGTTAAAGGAAAAACACTGCACCAAAAAAGATATTTAGCAGCAATTAGTTAAAGGCGATGGATTAATCCagtgaatttattttttagaggtAATTATTAGTGACAATTACATTTTAACATTCTTTGTAAATGCCCCTAATATTTATAGCAACATTAGATCTAACAATAATTAACTAATGGCGGTAAAAACTTTAACATTCTTTGTTAAAGTGTATATTTGTTGCTGCTAAAAGTCATTATAGTTGTAGACTTGTGTGGAATAGTACCATAACTATTCTACAAATAGCACAGAAGTAAACTGGAAACTATCCAATGTTAATTGACTATTCTTAATGACGGTCTATGATTCTTACTGGACAATCATTTTTCATCCTTGATACAACAATTGAATCATAATGTGGAGAGAAATTATCCTGAGCCAGAATGACTCGGAagtgttgggttcaatatgtatgaaaaaggtgtgaatggaaaatggagggacacaacatTTGAGGAAAAGatatattgttttggaaaaggagtaACTATTCAGAttgttgtgtctgttcagaaaaaaacacaatatttcgaatgaacagacatgactcttccaaaggatacaccttttcagatGAACCATTACCACCTTtgggaaggggcacttgatggctatataaacctgcatttatccacaggtttatgaatgaaaaaatttctgatataaaaactcttcttgtcttcaaaacattctttgtgatcaatcaaattgttgagtgagttcgacgaatccaattatttgaggtaccactatagtttgattgaaagtcattttatcctgggaggaagattccaaaacctcgggtacagtgaggggagttattccttaaggacactccgtgaagtcgggagacttggctttatatttctgtttcatcttaatttctaaaaaaataaaacacacttcttagaaagatcactttgatcttgtgttgagagtatttttgtacttcatagtgttcttgttttaaacttgaactaatGTTGAAGTcgttgtgcctaaatacagaatcttgtacccgaaaatacaccataaaataacaatcttaaggaataaaccttgcagaatctgtattgcttgtttttggagattaaagttttaagctttctgctccgtttgaacttaactagtgattcgaagacataaaatcttcatcataagttaaagatcattcggttgacgattgaaagtcataaaaacttcattgttaactagaaataagaaaaaaagtttaaagttgcttaactttataaatagtattatgaaaatactaaattttattgtcttgtggtgacaggaaaaatgactaacgaaagtcaaatgcaagatgtaGCTATGAttgtgggggcaactagtattgcctcaacaagtcgagcaaattctccacaaccaatggcacctgtggagaagcccaaaaaatttacgggcattgactttaagcgatgacagaaaaagatgttcttttacctcaccactttatgccttcaaaggttcactagtgaggatgctcctgaggtgcccgaggaaacctcggacaaagagcatttcatgattgtagaggcttggaagcacttagattttttttgtaggaattatatcttgagagGTCTTCAAGAAGACCTCTataatgtttacagtggaactaagataTTGAAGGAATTGTCGGGGGCACTAGAATGAAAATATAAGACAGAGGatgtgggaattaagaaattctttgttgcaaggtttctggactttaaaatgataaataGCAAATCGATTGTCTCTCAAGttcaggaattgcaagtaatcatccatgatctcttagcagaaggtatatctttgagaaataccttagttgaacaaattgaaaatgttcctagtactcacataaactgttttgtaggtttgattgtgaatgatgttttccaagtagcagcgataattgagaagctaccactaatgtggaaagacttcaaaaactacttgaagcataaacgcaaggagatgaatatcgaagatcttattgtctgactacgtattgaagaggataataaagctgccgaaaaaaggtcaaaaggaaattttgcaattaatggagcacatattgtggaagatgaccaaaacaattctaagaaaaggaagaaagttgaacaaggaagaaatcaacccaagaagaaattcaagagaaaatgcttcaattgtggcaagattggccacaagttcatggattgtcgtgccccaaagaaagacAAGAAAGAGGAttaagcaaatatgattgaatccaacaaagaatgcgatgatctgtgtgctatgttctcagaatgcaacttggtggggaattctcgtgaatggtggatggattttggtgccacCCGTCGTGTATGtgcaaacaaagagttgttttcgtcattcgctctggctcaagtagaagaaatgatctacatggctaactccgctactgctaaggtagaaggaacaggaaaaatatgcttgaaaatgacttcaggaaaggtcttgacacttaacaatgtcttgtatgtttcggagttacgtaggaatttaatttctgtttcacttctagataagaactgattcaaatgtgtaaccgtttctagAAAAATTATGATTAGCAAAGGAGAAAAGTATGTagaaaaaggctatctcaccgagggcctttataagatgaatgtaatgaatgttgaaataaataaaagttcaaattcttcttatttgcttgggttttatgatttatggcatggatatttaggccatgttaattacaaaacgttacgaaaactgattaacttagaagttttgcccaactttgagtgcaataaatcaaagtatcaaacgtgtgtgaaatcaaagtatgcaaagcatccttataagtccgttgaaaggaattccaatcctttagacttagtacacactgacatttgtgatatgaagtcaacaccatcacgtggtagggaaaaagtatttcataacttttatccacgattgcactagatattgttatgtctatttgctaaatagtagggatgaaacaatagatgcgtttagccaatataaaaataaagttgaaaatcaattagataaaaagataaaaatgataagaagtaatagagatggagaatatgaatctccctttgtcgaaatatatgtagagaatggaattgtctaTCAAACTGCGgccctgtattcacctcaatctaatggaattgtggaaagaaaaaataaaactttgaaggaaatgatgaatgtcttacttataagttccggtttaccacaaaacttatggggggaggctatccttacaaccaatcgtatactcaatagagttccccatagtaagacacaatcaatttcttatgagaaatgaaaaagaaggaaacccaacttgaaatattttaaagcaaAATGGATCaggaatttcttgaaagatattccttattggcccaaaccagtagcaccagtatgtatacactgtgatagccaagcagtaataggtagggcagggagcatgatgtacaacggtaaatctcgtcgcATACGACGGAGAcaaataccgttagagaacttctctctagtggaattatcactgttgcctatgtgaagtcaaaggataatgtgtcggatccacttacaaaaggcctatctagagaaggagtggaaaagacatccaagggaatgggtttaaggcctaggacaagtcagcatggcagtaactctacctagcagactggagatcccaagagctaggttcaaggagatcaaacaaagttgtgtctgacaggttcaacattgtcaaaataccaatccattctcatgatgtagagaatgtttagtaaacaaggataagacttaaggtgagaagtcttttaatgattatctaaatttgatagatttgatcaaatagtttaatctatgggATGGAAAGTTTAGAAATAATCTATGTGAGTGAAAAGTGAAAGCCGCTTtaaggagaatattagtaaagtcctattctctaagctctcatgaatccaggacgtgttcatggctgaaaagaacaaaaccgtgagaaccataaatggtaaaatcctgattgtgtgacatgtgttgtctaagTGTATATTAAAGCTCGacgattcaaagatatcaaatctatcgattgaccgagtacatccgatgcatgttcactacagaaagttcaaaagaaaacccacttatccagatgcaaacAGTCTTTTCTTGATGATTccgtaaaattttataaataaataaccattccccattcatgtgggggattttgacgaatccaattatttgaggtaccactatagttggattgaaagtcattttatcctgggagaaagatttCAAAACCTCAgatacagtgagggaaattattccttaaggacactccgtgaagtcgggtgacttggctttatatttctgtttcatcttaatttctgaaaaaataaaacacacttcttagaaagatcactttgatcttgtgttgagggtgtttttgtacttcatagtgttcttgttttaaacttgaactagagttgaagttgttgtgcctaaatacagaatCTTGTACCAGAAaatacaccataaaataacaggaaGCGCTTTAGAATGGTGGCAACTACCATCTTCATCAGCACGACCGCGATTTCTTTTCCTAAACAAGTCCTTGGCCCTACTTGAAACACCGGATATGTGAAAGGGTCTCTCGCGATGAAATTTCCATCATCGCCATTTGATGTGccactttttcttctttccaACCATCTCTCAGAACGAAAATCAGCCCAATTTGAGCTCCACAATTCTTATGACTTACCCATAGCGAATATGTGGTAGATTATGCTCGTCCCCTTTTTCACCTTTGTTCCATCAGACCAAACATCATCTTCCACTGCTTCTTTTTAATATAGTGGAATGGGTGGGAAGAGTCTCATGCACTCATA of the Capsicum annuum cultivar UCD-10X-F1 chromosome 11, UCD10Xv1.1, whole genome shotgun sequence genome contains:
- the LOC124888998 gene encoding cytochrome P450 94A1-like; amino-acid sequence: MVLSLLVMIFLLVLIVLFFIYYYDYNSPKSYPLLGCTLSLVKNWHHIIQWTTDLLAKSSSSTITLTGLFGQSCILTSNPSNVKHILKTRFNVYQKDSILRRGLIDLLGCGIFLVDGTEWKSQRQLMSHEFRTDTFLQLVESITMKELSTRLLPLFSSAHANAFVLDLQEIFGRFTFDMVCQVAFGYDPHYLLPSLKQNSTPLADAYRTAIKMSMGRCISPPIFWKVKKFFNIGSEKKLSLAVHELRKFIRSRIIEKKEALLTNNSVGVPSAFFDRMLAKSDDHKNKSVFDENFYIDEAINLILGAEDTLCSALVWYFWLVSSNPQVEKEIVREILQKEDCNNLKEMVYMHASICESMRLYPPVPQESKQAMKDDIWPDGTKVKKGTRVLYNIFAMGRSPKLWGESWADFEPERRLERDDRTGNWRFIPKDPFTYPMFQAGPRTCIGKEIAFMQMKLVATIVLRRFQIEPAVEGYSPVYGSCMTSMMRNGFPVQILQRCQNL